ctgtcattttttgGCCCCTtttttggaaaaacatgttctagagctgaaatgatctGTAAAATTCACTAGTGGGCTCACATTGCActgcaaaacatttctttattccAGCCCCTTAACCGTAAGtatattctgcttttttctaCCATACATTATTGTAAATTATACTGACTGGACTGTTGGTAGGACaaataagacatttgaagatgtccCCTTAAGCTTCAGGAAACTCtgatggtcatttttcactAAAGTTGCAGCCAATTTTAAAGGTCTATTTTAAACCAAAGCAGAGTAACAAAAGTTAATCTTTGGCCCAGATGAGGTTTCATAAGATCAGATCCTAAAAACAGCATTGAGATGACACAGCCATATTCTGCTTTGGTCTGTTAGCATTACATCACAGACACTAGACTCCTTGAGAGTTACTGTAGACCTACTGGACAACTTCTGAGATCATTCTCTGTCCCAGCCACATCCATAAAAGGCTTTttatcctcctctttcttttttttctccaatgaCACCTCATTTTCTGCCTTGTTGAAATGGTACGGCAAAAATAAATGTGCCTGTGCCAAGAAAAATGCAAGCCGCAAGTACCAGGCCTAAGCTTTCCTATCTACTTTCAGTAGCTTTCCCATCCAAGAACgagaacagagacacacatattTCATCTGTGATGTTGTATCTGGGTAGACAAGAATAGGTCAGCAAGTAAAATTCACCCCTGACTCAAAACTACAAGCCTCTGTGTCCACACACCCACATCAGTAGTCAAAGCAGCTGATACTGACTAAACACAAACTTCCTACACCTACTAGAATCTCAGACTTGCAAGTCTACAAGATACTGTGGGTGGGTAAAAACCAGTCTTCATTTGGGATGACCACCCCCCACTCTACTGCTGTATACTGACCATCAAAAAGAATTTTACACCCACTTCTGctgtaaacatgaaaaacagacatCATTCAGCTTCACTCCATCAACAAACCTAATGACAGGGAAGATAACTCAAGCCACAAACTATAAAATAACTTTATACTATTAGAGATCATATCACATAGTGCTGTAATAATCTGCAACATGATAATCCTGTGAACAATGCTGCTAGAAACCTTCTTGATGCAAATGATCTGAAGAAAATACAGGCATGCTACCAGTGTTCATTACTATATTTGTCTCTAAAATATACAGTGTTGCCTACATATCCAAAAGGCATGCATTTACGACACCACACTAAAGAGGCTATGCATGGAAAAGGGTGGAATTTTAAAAGGCGGCTTTtttttggtctgtaaaatgtggCCTGTTGCTACTCCAAAACAGATGGGACATCTCCAAAGCAGCTTCAGGCCAAATGTTTTAGCAGTAGTTTGGGGGCCTGAACACTATCCAGCTGTGCCCTGGTGGATTACAGACTAATAGAAAATGTcaacaataaatcaaaacttAAGTGATGTTATAATGATAGGTTGAGCAAGGGTTAGAGTGTCTCTGAAGTGCAAGAGGTATTAAATGGGCGTGTGTGGATGCGTTTGAGAGGCAATCACTTGTTCATGTGTGCAATGAAGAAGAAACACTGACCTACTCTCAGTATTTTCAATTAATATAGTGAATGTTTATGACTACATCTACTCATCATCTCTGTAAACAAATTTCAGCATTTTGTTAATCTGTTATTCTTTCTCCTGTGAGCTACAGAGATGGCGGAGAGTTCACTAAGAGAGCAATCTCTGCCGAGTATTTGAGCAAGGTCACATTCAATAAAAGTGAATAGCAGCCTCTTATCTGACCACAATCTATTGTGGTAAACTGCCATGATATGTGAGCCGCTGCATACCTGTCATTCTTCAAGGGTTTAAAGTAATGAACAAGTCCATGGGGCAGACACCGTGGAAAAAAACTGCCTATTATCTGGATACCATAAACAGCAAATGAGTTAATGCTgccaaaaaatattaatatagCCATATTAACTGGTGGTAGTTAGACGAAGAATTAATAGCTGGATCAGCATGTTTAAACTGTTAGTAACGCCAGACAGAATATGtaaacaaaccacagcagcaacagctaGTACAAGCGTTTACTCCTTGTTGAAGTTTAGCTGACTtacctgtttttatttcaaagagATGTTTGCAAGAGCAGCTCGAGCTCGGTTCCATGCCTCTCCCAGAAAGCATTTATCGAAAACGACAGACTAACCCCCGAAACAACAAAGTTTGCAACGCAGCTAGCTTAGTGACTAGCTGACTGGCTAGTTTGTCAACAAAACTCGAGCTAAACCAAGAGCTAATGCTGACAGACATTAGCCTGAGATCCactaccaacacacacaaaacaagaagtTTTTCTTCGCAGCGGGTGAAAAGTCCACATTTCCGAAGGCTAAATTCTTTAAGTCAACTCGAAGTCTATTTCTGCCGTCTTTGTTTCCACACAAGAGCAAAGTAGTATgttttttgtatatattttgttCGCCCGGGGTAATATTTCAGACGACTGTTGGTGTTTGACAGCTTCGTCGTCTCCTTGCTCACCCGAGCAACTCCCACTGACCCGGCCCACATTTGATTGGCAGGTCAAAGAACCAATGAGCATTCATCTTTCGAAGCGTACGTGCGAACTGTTAGCaagatttaacaaaataaaatacacatcccaaaacaaaaactcaaaataaaccgaaaacatatttttaaaaaatgattactTTTTCTATGAATTTCAATTCAAATAAGAGATACTGGAGCTTATAGAAGATTCATGTTAGAGACATagagaaactgaaataatcTTCACTGATGGTAAAGATCAATTTTGTTATTTATGaaaattaatgttatttatgaAAGCACTTCTGCAAATGCAGTTCAAAGTGCTTTTCAGGGCAGAGAGCCAAAATCAATATAtcaataaacagacaaaataagtccaacaacaacaataagaagatgcaaatacatttaattaTGAGAATGTTAGgctaaataaaaagaaaagttggcTTCTGAAGGCAATCTTTTATGAGTTTAATTTTTCAGTCACTCAAACATAATGTCTGACTGGCTAAAGCTTAAATTAGCTAAAACAATCAATCTTTCGGTGAAGTAGTCTGTTTTAGCTAATGAAACAACAGCCAGTGCTGCTTTTGTTAGATCCATCCTATCTTTATTGTGTCCCTAAGCTCTTTGATGTCCAGCTAAATGGAGAACTTGAAGACAtagtctttttgtttgtttttattatcctATTTTTATCATCCTTTTTTCCAGTGGAAATGGCCACTGGTTGCAACTTCCGTGAATGactaaaatacaataaaaatatttgggGAATTTATTGGTCTATAAACAAGTTATAAGCTTATTTCTGCATTATAAGTTATATTCGTTAAAATTTACAAGCTGAAAATGATTTCATAGGGTTGATATTTAAAATAAGGTACACAAACTGCTGCACCATAGGTCAAACAGGGCAAATTCATTAGGAGTGTTACTTCAAGAGCAGACGCTTTGACCACTGGCTTTATGTGGTCTTATGGAAATAGAGCAACATCTAGTGGAGAAAATTAGGCAGCACTGCTATAcacatcacactcacacagcagcaagATATTGCCACCCACAGGTGTTTCTAGTTTCCCTAGACATCAGCAGTTGGCAGTTTCCCACAAGTGACACTTACTAATAACTATGTACGGACAACATCTGTAAATTTGTAGCATGGGCAGTTTTGAACATGTTCATATTGTTATTATGTCTACACTGAGAACACTCATAATTAAGATTATAGTAAGTCATAATTATAAGACACCAAGTCATATTTATGAGAatgtttaaaattcaaaaagtACTCAAATGGACTCTCATTATAGGCATATAGATTTGTCAAAGAGCCTTCACGTTGGTAGCCCATCCAGTAAGAAGTATCAGACAAGGCCAGTCATCCAGTCACTAACTCAGCCTTCGTAACAGCACATTCAGCTTCAGACAATTTCAATTCCTCATTTAACAAATTTCAAGTGATGGTTTATATGGACGGTCTGTCAAAAAAGGTATCCAAAATGGTGAACATAATTCTTATTATGGGAAAATATCATATACACAAgaataaatggaaaaacagcaaaCCCACCATAAActggtttaaaaatgaaattaaaaactatATAACATCCCTTATCAGAAGAAAATCAGTCTATCAATGAACTATATGAaacaatgtcaaaaacaaagtcTCTTGCTTTTTAAGTTACAATGCTGTGTTCTTTTAATACGTTTAAAGCacttttgttaaaatgtcaacccctgtgattattttattttattttatattatcttGTTAATGTGTTGTAAGCTTGTAGTGTTTCAAATGCAAGCAAATGTTTCCTCAAATGAGTTTTTTGTAAATTGATGtgtattttaaattgaaatgttCAGTAAATTGTAATGTgaaataaagtttgaaaaaaaaagcttcgGGTTTTACTGCTGACAAAGTTTGTCCTATCCCTAACGCCGTATATCCTCCGTCACGTGACCACGACCATTTCCTGTTGCCATTGTAATACACTTCCATATTTTCTGCCTCAAGCAGCAACGGTAATGTAAACTGCAGCGTCGAAACTGTAACTGCCGTGTGATCTcccccgcacacacacaaagttagtTTAACGTCTGCCCACGTCGCTACAGCCAGCAGAGGTGTCGGACCGGCGGCGGGAGGGGGGCAACATGGCCAACTGTGTGGCTTTCCAGAGCAAGTTAACCTCGATCATGGAGATGCTAGCTAAAGCGGCCGTGGTAGAAATCAGCAAACTGTGGGAGGACGGCTTCGCCTTCGTGCAGGTCGAGCTTCGCCGGAGAGAGGGCGAGATTGAAGCCCTGAACGCAAAGTTAAAACTGATGGAAAGCGAGCGGCGGTCGGTCCTGTCTCAAACTCAGACTGCAAGcctgtcatcatcatcgtcttccaagagagagcagcagaacaagctgctGCCGCCCACCGGTGATGGTAAGGATAACTGCTAAGTAGACAATAGATTATGAGcaatatatgttttaaaatgtatgtgtaaCATTACACTGTAAGAGCCTCTATTCAGCATTCATGAGCAGTGCTTAATCATCTAATACATGGTTTAAGAAACACTTAAAACGTCCTTATATATGCGAACAATGTGctataatatacaatatttacCAACTCTCTTAATTTCTCCTATCAAGTATTTTGTCTTATTACAACTATCAATCATCATTATCACTCATTATGTTTTTACAACAGCCTCCACCTATGGGTGTCCAAAGGAGGAGATATATTCGTTAGCAAATACTGTAATAAACGCTTAAATCTACTGCTACACTCTACTAGAgagtaaataaatgtttgtaaGGCTATTTTCTTTATAGGTTCACctgccaattattttttcattatagTCGATAACTGCTTGGTCTTGATATtcagaaatgcaaaaatgtcaaacatctTCTGGTCACAGCTTGTCAAATTTGAggatttttgtttcttttttcctatttatttattattataggCAACTAGATTAGGACGTCAAATTGGTTGTTTTATCAACCCAAAAGTATGAACTTTCTGAAAAGGCGCAAGTCCTCACATTTGTGACAGGCATTAATTCCTGtctatcaaaatagttgccaaatACTATTTTGCACCTGCTCTGTTGTTTCAGGGCCGATTATAGATTCAGTCCAGACGCTATGTTCTGATCCGAGTATTGCGGACAACTCAGCGAATCACaggacaccaccaccaccacccactcagACAGAAGAGAAGCACTGCGAGCAGCTCAAGTCTGACCATTGTGAACGTGACGACATGGACGATGAGGACTTAGTAGTCAAGCTGGAGGATGAGGACGATGTGCAGATTGTGGAGCAGATAGTGGACTCTGATCACGGTGTTAAAGACGGAGCAGGTCACCAGGAGATGGATCTTAACCATCAACCCCCTGAGGTCCTGGAAGAACAGGAGAGCCAGCAATGGACGTCTGTTTCAGTGGGAGACAGTGACACTGCCGATGACTCGGACTGCTTCTTCGAACCAAAGCAGCTGCCGCAAAATCTGGACTCAGAAATCCTGCTCATTCAAAATGCTTTGGATATTTTTGACAACTCAGCAGAGCCAGCATATTCAGACAGGTTTGTAAGGGATAATGGACAAGGTGCATCGAGCAAATCAAGGGCTTCTTTGACTTTTAGCCAAGCTCAGCCAAGTCAACCTGTAGAAGCAATAAATCACCCAGAGAGAGGAGTGTCCATCAGATTTCTCTCAGAGAAACAACCACAAACTAAAAACACGTCGGCTTTTAACCCAGACAGCAGATTCTTTCTCTTAAACGACCCCGAACTTCACAAAACTATAGCAAGTCGCCGCATAAAGGAAAAGTGGTTCATCTGTCCGTTCTGTGGGAAAAGCTTTGACCGCGTCAGCCATCTGGAGATTCACCAGCGAattcacacaggagagaaaccataCACATGCGATACATGTGGCAAGTGTTTTTCTCAGCGGAGTAACCTTCGCACTCACCAGCGGACTCACAAAGAGGCTCTATCCCAAAATGTAGTTTGATTTAATATATTCGAAAGAGTAACAAAAGCTAAAATGATCTCTGTGGCATTTTATGTCTAGAATAGTTAACAAATTCTCTTTGTATTTTACTATTATCGAAAAGTAATGTAGCTGACTAATTTTACTgtgcactcttttttttttattgtaacttTGACATAGCTTGGATTGTAAGAACAAAATTTGTTACTTGTGTGAACTCTTTGTAAATCCAGCCAGTATAGAGATTTATAAAAACATGCAGGGACAGCATCAAGCTCCAAGGACAAAGCTGAATATTGATTTCTTAAGGTGACAGAAAAGGATACAATTCCTTCTTCAATATCTGACTGATTGATGTTGTGTCATTGTGGATCAGAAAGGGTTGGAGAACAAACCTCCATGTATGATCACTGTAGACCCTCTGATATACCTTAGCATTACTATTTTCTTAGTCCATTTTCAGAATCTAAATGggcaaaaaataatcattttctAACTGATTTCCCATCAACGGATGGAAAGTGGACATGGGACAATCACAGTGCTTAGATATTCAGGCTGATCCTACATTGTGGTCCTTGTAATACTGCTGAAATGAGATTCTGTAAGTTTTGTCACAGGTACATTTCGTCAGTGTCAATTGTGAGGCAATATCGTTCCTTTTGTAAAGGAAAGTCACGTCTGTCTTTTAGAAAAGGAAGCAGTGAAGCTCCTCTCTTTAGCGTTTTTAGAATTCAGTGTTATATCATTACATTATAGCTGCAGCTTTCATACTTCTGGGTCACAGTTAGGAGCTTTCTAAATAAGAAAATACTTGGTAAACATTCAGTAACCTCCTCTTAAGCACTCCCAGGGGATCCCAAGGTTCTCCATAACACACTGGGAGATGTAGATCTTCCTGTACGTTGTCTCAGGTCCAACTCAAGGTTTCCCTGTCATCCATACTTGGTTCACGTCCACCTTAAATATCAACATTTAATACATCTACTCGCTCTCTTAATACCACTCtgatgtctgtacagtaaatgtgaagctacagccagcagctggttagcttagcttggcataaAGACTTGAAACGGGGGGAAAGGGCTAGCCGGCTCTCTccaacagaacagaacagaatccagctcctctaaagctcactagcCTCATATTTACCACCCTGACATGAGAGTGGTAGTTAACTTCTCATCTGAATCTACTGAACTGATCACCCTGTCACACAGAATGAGAAAAGCCGCCCTGTGAAAacccactttttaaaaacttgtatCCACAATCTCAGTTATTTCTGTCACCACTGAGCCAATGAGGATGTGAAGGTAAGAACAAGGAGAAACCAGGAAATCACTACAGTCTAATGCAGCAGCTGCGATCAGCCTCGTGATGCCCTTTATCCTCGCACAAGGTGAAACAAGCTCAACCTTGTCCCAGGTTTCACTAAAGAAcaattactttgtttttaagATTGCATATGCTATTCTTTTATGAATAAACATTTCGGCATTtacatgtcagtttttttttttacagtttcatagaaaacacaagaggaatACAAAACAATTTGCACACAACTAATGGTCCTTTAAGTTTATCTCCTGCATGTTTCATCCAGTTTCTTCATTGCGGTGCACTGACAGTTTAATAATATAGTTTAAACCTGCTCATGGAAACCAGTTTCACCTGTTTTATCCACGAACATGTGCCAGTTTTCTATGTGTCTACAGcctttttgacctttttgtaGTTGCAGGTAACTGTTACTAACATCATAAACATGCAGGAGCTCTTATATaaactgtatatacatatatatatatatatatatatataatacatacataaacaaatacacataatACCCTCTCATCCACAGGTGTATCAAAGCTGAGAACGCCAAGGTTTTGAGTACAGTTCACTGTAATTTGATCAGGCCTAGAAATTGTGTTATTGTCCATACTGTCCTCCCTGATTGTCTCTGTAAACAAGGCTCCCTATGTTGATGCATAGGAACTGCTGATATGAAAAACTGTATTCAGCTGTAATTCACCAGAAGCTGTGGATGAACAAgtacagtaaacactgtgtaaCAGGAAACATGATTCCTCGCATTTtcgaggagagagagagttttcatttaaatgacgTTGTAGTGAgtggaaagtgaaaaaagtTGCTGGCCACGTGATTATCCATTTCTTCAAAATAATAGGATCAAAATCTTCCAAATTAGTTACTGATTCATGTCTGTCTGGGAACCTCTGCTGAGTCTCATTCACCATCTCTCTATCCCCTCATTTCTTGTCATCTCTCCACTGTTGGATATTTGATAAAGGCataaaatggccaaaaaaacaACTTCCCAATTATCATAGCAATAGAATAAAGGATTAAAATCTCACAACCCAGAGGTAAAAGTGATCAGCGTTTAGCTGGAGCCTGAGGCAAACTACCCTTTGCAGTCAATGTGTACAAAACAAACGTCTGATTACAAAGAATAAGATCACTGTCGATGCAGGAATGCAGACAGACCTCTCTTCACCTGTTAATGGATGAGAGTCTAAACAATCTGTGTTCTGGGCAGCAGAATGGCATTGGAGTGTGGCCTGGGTCTGAGGACCCCGTTACTGTAGTAGAAGTGATTGTTGAGCGCCGCCGAGATCTGGtaagagctgctgctgtcgtCATCCTCGTGTTCATCCTCCACTGGCTGGGTGGAAGCCCAGTGCTCTTCATGCAGAGGAGAGTCTCCTTCCCTGAGGTGGCTGAGGTCTGGCTCTCTGGGCCCGATGCCGTCGTCCTGCTGGACCTTCAGGGGAACCAGGGATGAAGGAAGACCTGAGTcctgaaaagacagagagaaaccagACTTTTCTGATAAAACAGACAAAGTCAAAAACAGTGCTGGAAGCGGATAGATATTTGACTTCCCTGAACTTTGTATGACATTGGCAACAACCTACTGTCGGTGTTGgcatgaacaaaaacacaatactgTCCTAAATAACAACTAATATGTCACACCACAAAACACATACCACACCACTGAAAGTGGTGAGAATTTTTCAAAGAGGACACACAGTGGTAAAGTTTTGTAACAGGTTGGCCAATAATGCACCAGTAGTTTCCacttaaacaaaaaggaaacaaatcTTTTCTACATTTGGCCTGTGATGAACGCAGGCTTAACTCACTGAGTGCTGAAGGCAGTCAAAAGGGACTACATCAGGTTGTAATGCATTCACTGGAGTTGGTCCAAAACTTTAACAAACTCTAGAAAAATACAGTGCTCCTATACATGTTATTCTATatgtacacaaataaaataaaagcgGATCATTTGGAAGGAACAGAACTGCCCAGATAAAGCTGGATGAGGAGTGAGGAGTGATGAGGAGGATGCCTGTAGCTACAGTGTCATGTATGtttccagtttctgtttgtgattccttcctctgtctccatgACACTGTCATAACAGTGACAACACAAATGCATCACTAAATAAAACACACGTGACACATTCAGATGAAACTAAGCACATTTCAACCTAATCTCTCAGACGCTGACACGCACCAGTGACATGTTGCTGCTCTTCACATACGACTCCACCCTCCTCCTACgctcctccttctctgctgcgtccatctctcctcctctcaggctCTCCCTGCCTTCACGCCAGACGACTGGACGTCCCAGTTcatccacctccacccctcctgAAGGACCCCACTTCCCACCCAGGGTGGACTGGCTGCCTCTGTAGATGGGTCGCTCCTGTGGGCGGGGGAGGTGACAGTCACAACACTGATAACAACTGTTGTTGGCCAACAATTACTATGCAAACTGAGCAACTGTATTCCTTTTTCCTCATCAATAGACTGACACcgaaatgtctgtttttgactGATGTAGGAAATTAAATACTTCATTTGGTCTGACTCACTTAGAGATACTAAGGGGAAAGATAATCTGGTTCGAACAGTATGGCAAAATCTCTTATGgtaaacaaatttaaataatcTCATCATACATACTTTGTATCACCTAATCCCAGTCAATATTGTCTTTAGATATCAGCAAATGGTAAATATGGATATAAAAACAAGAAACCTCTTTGTTATAGATctataaaagtataaaaaagaTCGAAGACTAAAACTGTGTGACTACACCATGCGTGATTCCATTCAGGGACCTTTGTACATGTCATCCTCCTGtctatatttctatttttctgtgtgtatacatTATCTGTTATAgaagatgagacagaaacatcaaacAGGAACTCACCAGAGACAATTGGCTGTTTTTCATTCTGCTGTCTACTCTGAGCAGAGCGTAATCTTCAGCCTGGAAAgaacagagaaagtgaaagaaagttagtgaacatgaacacaaaagatatgaaaaaaataatcaccCAAAATGagatattaataataatactttatgAACAGTGGATGCTATTTGTTTGAAGCTGCAGTGGCCTGTAATCATCGGCCTCCAAGGCAGACATGGCTGCTGACTTGCCAGCGACTCCACCCCGGCTACAAATGGCCACGGACGGGTGTGTCGACCTGGTTTCTCTCCACCCTGCAGGTTATTGTTCtcagcaggagtgtgtgtgtgtgtttgtgttttgtgtgttttgtttttttttacctgcactCTGGGATCCGTGCTAACAGAGTTCAGTCTCCTGAAGGAGGCTTGTCTAGAGAAGCTGTTAATTTCCTCCctggggaaaaaagacagcatATTTGGAGGATTTACGAAACAATGAGCGTGgaaatttaatttcagaaaATAGGTCATCACATGTAAACTGTTTAAATAGCAGTTtatacaaaaacattcacagctgAGCCCTCGTTACAGTTAAAGCTCTTAATAAAAACGTCTTTTCCAGTTTTCCACTTCATggctttttaaagaaaatgtggGTCAGCTTACGTTTTCTCACTGAGCTCCATCTCAagctttttgtttctgtgccgATGGTAGCGGTTGACCAGCACGACAACAATGACCAGGATCATGACCAGAGCTGCGGCTGAAGCACCAATAATGATCAGCAGCAGGTTTTCATCAGAAAAAGGCGTCTCtgaaagaaagatgaggaggacAGAAATGTTGATGcatctctcacaaacacacattcacacacccacAAAACTACAGTgatctttcatctttcatcatGCACCAATTTTGATCCTGATCTGTTCATGGCCTTCATCCATCACAAGGGGGCAGCAAATTTGCTAAATTGCTCCAAATGAAAGTGAGAACATGCTCAGTGTTATGTTTTAGTTAAAAACTCAACTTGTCTCATGATTCCAAGTATCCATCTTCTTCtcaaaacaccaacaaaaaatacagtagcagtttttcattttaatcctGTGTGACCTCAACGACTAACAAGGCTGAGGGTCCTTGAACTTACCTGTTACTGTCAATGTATACTCAGTTTTTCCTACTCCTACGTTGTTCTTGACCACACACTCATAGACCCCACTGTCATTCATGCGGAGGGCCCGCCCAAAGATAAGTTTTCCTCCAACCACAGACACCCCACCAGGCAGAgcccctcctctcctgtggatGATCAGAGGAAAATGCCACCATTAATTCTCAGAGATAGGTCACATACAGAAACCTGTGAGTCACTGCTTGTAACAACAGATGTGACTCATTTTGGTCACTGagaaatgaaatcaataaaGTGTAGCTTGCATTCCAGTTGAAAGTATTTAAGATGagaacaggaaacacacaaatatctaCTGACATCTGAGCTTAAGCAACAACACCTCATGCAACAACTGGTTTGCATCAAGGAAGTGATTCGGCTAAATGACTGCTACGCAGGATTAGGGTCACGGCACAGTGTAACCACCAATTTACATGCACCTGAACCAAAACCAGCAGGGCTTACAACTAGTGCCCATTGATCTGTATAGACTGAATAAATACTAGGTTTGGGGGATTTAAGCAAGTCCGGCCACCGAGTCCCACACAAGACATCACAGGCCACATAATGGAGAGCCAGTTTCTGATCAGGTCCACTGAGAGGGGTCATGTTGCCCCTGGtttcactgtgctgcagcagctatTTAACTGCTGCTTTACCCCCCAAACTGGAGCCAGCTCAGATTTCTTTTCTCAAAACCCCACCTAGCTTCTCTATCCAACCTTTTATACTGGAGACACAGGTGGAGATTGCATCTGACACGGAGAAGATGGTTGAAAATGATAACAATGAAGTGAGTAATCAAATGTAGCAGCCAAAAAAGATTGCAATCTGTTTTGGTGACTGCTAAACTTTGCTGATTGAATCTTCATGAGTGAATTATCACGATAACATTACAATGTTATCACACAGTTTACTATCTTGCAGTAAGTGAAACCACAGTAGAGGAAATGGAACTATAAAGCAATACTTTGAGATTTTGAGTAATGTAAAGTGTAAAACCAAGCTGCAACTAATACACTTTGGCTTGTTGacattaaagaaacaacataCAATTAATTAGAGGTactagttttgtttttttgatggaCAGGTATGAGAACAGTTtcaatcttctcatccaactcttagcaagaaagcaaa
The DNA window shown above is from Lates calcarifer isolate ASB-BC8 linkage group LG4, TLL_Latcal_v3, whole genome shotgun sequence and carries:
- the nectin4b gene encoding nectin-4 isoform X1, with the translated sequence MELTGQRAKCLALLFLIVVCVQSDFVEPPQPETSLRSLEESQTRLPCHYRVDDGQKVVQVTWYKELADGSKDQIITAHFTDGYTEFGRYSGRMKFESSSPTENSALLIPSTEESDEGRYTCHISTFPNGNFERHIDLTVWILPISSLDPVTLVEGQSYRVAATCRAVGRPLPRLSWDTDLPGQSQNRTNEGGSVSSYYSLHPLRSMNGKKLDCLVWHPGLEGPRRISNHLVVQYPPDATISSATQNWYVGLEKAELVCNSGGYPKPQNVTWKWRGGALPGGVSVVGGKLIFGRALRMNDSGVYECVVKNNVGVGKTEYTLTVTETPFSDENLLLIIIGASAAALVMILVIVVVLVNRYHRHRNKKLEMELSEKTEEINSFSRQASFRRLNSVSTDPRVQAEDYALLRVDSRMKNSQLSLERPIYRGSQSTLGGKWGPSGGVEVDELGRPVVWREGRESLRGGEMDAAEKEERRRRVESYVKSSNMSLDSGLPSSLVPLKVQQDDGIGPREPDLSHLREGDSPLHEEHWASTQPVEDEHEDDDSSSSYQISAALNNHFYYSNGVLRPRPHSNAILLPRTQIV
- the LOC108884308 gene encoding zinc finger protein 350, which gives rise to MANCVAFQSKLTSIMEMLAKAAVVEISKLWEDGFAFVQVELRRREGEIEALNAKLKLMESERRSVLSQTQTASLSSSSSSKREQQNKLLPPTGDGPIIDSVQTLCSDPSIADNSANHRTPPPPPTQTEEKHCEQLKSDHCERDDMDDEDLVVKLEDEDDVQIVEQIVDSDHGVKDGAGHQEMDLNHQPPEVLEEQESQQWTSVSVGDSDTADDSDCFFEPKQLPQNLDSEILLIQNALDIFDNSAEPAYSDRFVRDNGQGASSKSRASLTFSQAQPSQPVEAINHPERGVSIRFLSEKQPQTKNTSAFNPDSRFFLLNDPELHKTIASRRIKEKWFICPFCGKSFDRVSHLEIHQRIHTGEKPYTCDTCGKCFSQRSNLRTHQRTHKEALSQNVV
- the nectin4b gene encoding nectin-4 isoform X2, which codes for MVDWLRREFGRYSGRMKFESSSPTENSALLIPSTEESDEGRYTCHISTFPNGNFERHIDLTVWILPISSLDPVTLVEGQSYRVAATCRAVGRPLPRLSWDTDLPGQSQNRTNEGGSVSSYYSLHPLRSMNGKKLDCLVWHPGLEGPRRISNHLVVQYPPDATISSATQNWYVGLEKAELVCNSGGYPKPQNVTWKWRGGALPGGVSVVGGKLIFGRALRMNDSGVYECVVKNNVGVGKTEYTLTVTETPFSDENLLLIIIGASAAALVMILVIVVVLVNRYHRHRNKKLEMELSEKTEEINSFSRQASFRRLNSVSTDPRVQAEDYALLRVDSRMKNSQLSLERPIYRGSQSTLGGKWGPSGGVEVDELGRPVVWREGRESLRGGEMDAAEKEERRRRVESYVKSSNMSLDSGLPSSLVPLKVQQDDGIGPREPDLSHLREGDSPLHEEHWASTQPVEDEHEDDDSSSSYQISAALNNHFYYSNGVLRPRPHSNAILLPRTQIV